Proteins encoded within one genomic window of Pararhizobium capsulatum DSM 1112:
- a CDS encoding DUF4238 domain-containing protein, which yields MKSDNPPIKHHYIPAFYLSRWAVSGKVTEFAKVYGGRVVSKGKAPEATGFQERLYEMRGHNPAHAQQFEEHYFKPVDTMAADALEMLYRHGHNAPWTAKSRTAWTRFVLSLLLRCPEYIETFRDWWHDDFGRTAPRPKATI from the coding sequence ATGAAATCAGACAATCCGCCGATCAAGCATCATTACATACCAGCGTTCTACCTGAGCCGTTGGGCCGTCTCGGGCAAGGTAACGGAGTTTGCCAAGGTCTACGGCGGCAGGGTCGTTTCCAAGGGGAAAGCGCCCGAAGCTACAGGCTTTCAAGAACGCCTGTACGAAATGAGGGGGCATAATCCGGCCCATGCTCAACAGTTCGAGGAACACTATTTCAAGCCTGTGGACACGATGGCAGCGGATGCCCTCGAAATGCTCTATCGGCACGGCCACAACGCGCCTTGGACGGCAAAGAGCCGCACGGCATGGACGCGGTTCGTGCTGTCGCTCCTGCTGCGATGTCCAGAGTACATAGAAACGTTTCGGGACTGGTGGCATGATGATTTCGGGCGCACAGCGCCAAGGCCGAAAGCGACTATCTGA
- a CDS encoding DUF4238 domain-containing protein — protein MEWRILETAASAPLLLTSDRPVIRTNGLISERGHIALPIGPRLLFIASHDTRFLRDLLRADQTGLVKECNRQVVEGAVRFVFAADESQARFIENRFGNEPQPRLMEQIIHRRRTAEEAVS, from the coding sequence ATGGAATGGCGGATTCTGGAAACGGCCGCCTCCGCTCCGTTGCTTCTCACGTCGGATCGTCCTGTTATCCGCACCAACGGACTTATAAGCGAGCGCGGCCACATCGCCTTGCCGATTGGTCCACGGCTGCTTTTTATCGCCTCGCACGACACGCGCTTTCTGCGCGATCTCCTGCGGGCCGATCAAACGGGCCTCGTCAAGGAATGCAATCGACAGGTGGTCGAGGGCGCGGTGCGCTTCGTCTTCGCGGCCGACGAAAGCCAAGCCCGCTTTATCGAAAATCGGTTCGGCAACGAGCCTCAACCGCGCCTGATGGAGCAGATTATCCATCGTCGGCGCACTGCTGAAGAGGCCGTTTCCTAG
- a CDS encoding NYN domain-containing protein, producing MATNNSGTLALLIDGDNASPKIIVGLMAEIADYGTASVKRIYGDWTGPNLKGWKECLLEHSIQPIQQFAYTSGKNATDGAMIIDAMDLLYTGRFSGFCIVSSDSDFARLAARIREQAVTVYGFGERKTPRPFITACDKFVYFDVLSGQAEEVDEAVAPVPQKPAEAKPAAATVPPKKVGLNKAARNMLIKAVIATADEDGRANLARVGDHLAKQAPDFDARNYGFPRLSDLVKASGLVTVERAADNHKIIMVRLKEAPKASE from the coding sequence ATGGCAACAAACAACTCGGGAACGCTCGCCCTTCTTATCGATGGCGATAATGCTTCGCCAAAGATAATTGTCGGTCTGATGGCGGAAATTGCCGACTATGGGACGGCCAGCGTTAAACGCATTTACGGCGACTGGACAGGTCCCAACTTGAAGGGCTGGAAGGAATGCCTGCTCGAGCATTCGATTCAGCCAATCCAACAGTTCGCCTATACAAGCGGAAAGAATGCGACCGATGGTGCAATGATCATCGACGCTATGGACCTGCTCTACACGGGACGCTTTTCGGGTTTCTGCATTGTCTCCAGCGATAGTGATTTTGCACGTCTCGCCGCCCGCATCCGTGAACAGGCGGTCACCGTCTACGGGTTCGGTGAACGCAAGACACCTCGGCCATTCATTACCGCTTGCGACAAATTCGTATATTTCGACGTGCTGAGTGGACAGGCCGAAGAAGTTGATGAAGCCGTGGCTCCGGTTCCTCAGAAGCCCGCTGAGGCGAAACCTGCAGCCGCAACAGTTCCACCCAAGAAAGTGGGTTTGAACAAGGCAGCTCGGAACATGCTGATTAAGGCGGTTATAGCAACCGCCGACGAAGACGGGCGAGCCAACCTAGCGCGGGTGGGCGACCATTTGGCAAAGCAAGCTCCCGACTTCGACGCACGTAACTACGGTTTCCCCAGGTTAAGTGACCTCGTCAAAGCGTCCGGTCTCGTCACTGTCGAACGCGCAGCAGACAATCATAAAATAATCATGGTTCGCCTAAAGGAAGCCCCCAAAGCGAGCGAATGA